Proteins from a genomic interval of Schistocerca piceifrons isolate TAMUIC-IGC-003096 chromosome 3, iqSchPice1.1, whole genome shotgun sequence:
- the LOC124787761 gene encoding eukaryotic translation initiation factor 4 gamma 2, translating into MYALLCKKLSEEAPNLEPPPGPCTFRRLLLSKCRAEFENRSRATEEFEGHNGPLGAEEEERRQFAKRKMLGNIKFIGELGKLEILAESILHQCIQSLLHEKSRGGSSKDLAEDLECLCQIMKTCGRILDTERAQMLMNQYFERMALHADNKDLPMRIRFMLQDVIELRQNNWIPRKAASVEGPMPIHQIRDDDIRGGRPGFGSHIGVPGSRSSSDMFSRPAMSSFPLRGPPPLGGIGMSHDKFPYSSGNGFTSGLGRPQRQQQSFYSGGGNNRQDFGQNHGKQSRNMNNSHQQNFSNGVKDVPPRFKRPTIIPQGPENLDDVSLRPPSSSIVYKQAMAKPALGLNAARQTSLRPDSSPVLKPTPPLLKENNILIKPSPQEGKKSNKKDKGPNKEEVLKKIESIMNDYQSSTKLEDAISTYKEQKVPERFSRYVILKIMTHTLDKNDSDRELASNLIMAMKKESLITSNNFMDAFRDLVVIMAEKEQEIPRIYSYVAGFAASAVSEGLLTLAEISEVTENGAHYPLFLLILQQLLKTQDKSKLTQLFNESKVNLLNMLPEVDRTKERLADILEGRGLSFLFPLLRIQSELWKQLQTDPNPGQFYKWIKENLDPSHHTDPGFINALMTVLLKYITQESTLSEGCDPNTPPDKTLIEKEKTLLEKYKAVLQAFLHEHVDLQVTAVYSLQVFCYSQQFPKGMLLRWFVNLYNLEVVEEEAFLKWKEDITDAYPGKGQALFQVNTWLMWLAEAESEEEDEGDN; encoded by the exons ATGTATGCACTGTTGTGCAAGAAATTATCAGAGGAAGCACCAAATCTTGAACCACCACCTGGGCCTTGTACATTCCGTCGGCTGCTGCTCAGCAAGTGTCGCGCTGAATTTGAAAACCGATCAAGAGCAACTGAAGAATTTGAAGGGCACAATGGACCGTTGGGGGCAGAAGAGGAGGAAAGGCGGCAGTTCGCAAAACGCAAAATGCTTGGTAACATTAAG TTCATTGGAGAACTGGGAAAATTGGAAATCCTTGCAGAAAGTATCTTGCATCAGTGTATTCAATCCTTATTACACGAAAAGAGTCGTGGTGGCTCATCGAAAGACCTGGCGGAGGATTTGGAGTGCCTCTGTCAGATAATGAAGACTTGTGGGCGCATCTTGGACACTGAAAGGGCCCAG ATGCTGATGAATCAATACTTTGAACGAATGGCACTTCATGCAGATAACAAGGATCTGCCAATGAGAATCCGCTTCATGCTTCAAGATGTGATAGAACTCAGACAAAACAACTGGATTCCTCGCAAGGCGGCGAGTGTTGAGGGCCCAATGCCTATACATCAG ATACGAGATGATGATATCAGAGGTGGTCGCCCTGGATTTGGTTCTCACATTGGCGTACCAGGAAGCAGAAGCTCAAGTGATATGTTCTCACGCCCTGCAATGTCTTCATTTCCGTTAAGAGGTCCTCCTCCTCTTGGTGGTATTGGCATGTCACATGACAAGTTCCC GTACTCATCAGGAAATGGATTTACCAGTGGTCTTGGTCGTCCGCAACGTCAGCAGCAAAGTTTCTATTCAGGTGGTGGGAATAACAGACAGGATTTTGGACAGAACCATGGGAAACAAAGCAGAAATATGAACAATTCTCATCAGCAAAATTTTAGTAATG GGGTAAAGGATGTACCACCAAGATTCAAGCGACCTACAATAATTCCGCAGGGACCAGAGAATTTGGATGATGTTTCTTTAAGGCCTCCCTCAAGTTCTATTGTCTACAAGCAGGCAATGGCAAAACCAGCCCTTGGGCTTAATGCTG CACGCCAGACAAGTTTAAGGCCAGATTCTTCTCCTGTATTGAAACCAACTCCTCCCTTACTGAAGGAAAATAATATCCTCATCAAACCATCTCCACAAGAAGGcaaaaaaagcaataaaaaagacaaG GGCCCAAACAAAGAAGAAGTTTTAAAGAAGATTGAGTCAATTATGAATGATTACCAATCTTCCACAAAATTGGAAGATGCCATAAGTACATATAAGGAACAGAAAGTACCAGAACGTTTTTCACGATATGTCATCCTCAAAATTATGACACACACTTTAGATAAAAATG ATTCAGATAGGGAACTGGCATCAAATTTAATTATGGCCATGAAGAAAGAGTCTCTCATCACCTCGAATAACTTTATGGATGCATTCCGTGATCTGGTTGTAATAATGGCTGAAAAAGAGCAAGAGATACCGCGTATATATTCATATGTGGCAG GATTTGCTGCAAGTGCTGTGTCTGAAGGACTGCTGACATTAGCAGAGATTTCTGAAGTAACTGAAAATGGTGCACATTACCCTTTGTTCTTGCTTATACTGCAACAACTTCTCAAGACTCAAGATAAATCAAAATTAACTCAGCTATTTAATGAAAGCAAG GTGAATCTCCTCAACATGCTTCCTGAAGTGGATCGCACAAAAGAACGTTTAGCAGATATTCTGGAAGGTCGTGGACTTAGTTTCTTATTTCCCTTACTACGTATTCAGTCTGAACTGTGGAAACAGCTTCAGACAGATCCAAATCCAGGACAGTTTTACAAGTGGATCAAAGAAAATCTTGATCCTTCACACCACACAGATCCTGGATTTATCAATGCTCTCATGACTGTTTTACTGAAATATATCACACAG GAGTCAACACTCTCAGAAGGATGTGATCCCAACACCCCTCCAGATAAAACTTTAATTGAGAAGGAGAAGACTTTGTTGGAGAAGTACAAAGCTGTATTGCAAGCATTCCTGCATGAGCATGTAGACCTTCAAGTAACAGCAGTTTACTCCTTACAAgtattctgctattcacaacaatttCCAAAAG